In the Flagellimonas sp. HMM57 genome, one interval contains:
- a CDS encoding protein-L-isoaspartate(D-aspartate) O-methyltransferase, with amino-acid sequence MKDTLKHRGMRNKLAEVLSAKGIQDPKVLEAIKTIPRHLFLDSGFEDHAYQDKAFPIGAEQTISQPYTVAFQTELLQLKPNDSILEIGTGSGYQTAVLLHLRAKVFTIERQQELFKKTKLFFSKMGYRPRKVIFGDGYKGLPQEAPFNGIIVTAGAPEVPKALLSQLKIGGRLVIPIGTEEQVMTLYIRKSEKEFEKQELGAFRFVPLLENKN; translated from the coding sequence ATGAAGGATACATTAAAGCATAGGGGTATGCGCAATAAGTTAGCAGAAGTATTGTCTGCCAAAGGAATACAGGATCCAAAAGTTCTAGAAGCTATAAAAACCATACCACGTCACCTTTTTTTGGATAGTGGTTTTGAGGACCATGCGTACCAGGATAAAGCTTTTCCAATTGGTGCCGAACAGACAATTTCCCAGCCGTACACGGTGGCGTTTCAGACGGAGCTGTTACAGCTAAAACCGAACGATTCTATTCTGGAAATAGGAACGGGCAGTGGGTATCAAACGGCGGTTTTACTTCATCTTCGTGCAAAGGTTTTTACCATTGAACGGCAACAAGAACTTTTTAAGAAAACCAAATTGTTCTTTTCTAAAATGGGGTATCGACCACGAAAGGTTATTTTTGGTGATGGTTATAAAGGCTTGCCCCAAGAGGCGCCCTTTAACGGAATCATTGTTACCGCAGGAGCTCCTGAAGTTCCCAAAGCATTGCTGTCACAACTGAAAATTGGCGGACGTTTAGTGATTCCGATCGGAACTGAAGAACAGGTAATGACACTTTATATTAGAAAATCTGAAAAGGAATTTGAAAAACAAGAATTGGGTGCTTTTCGATTTGTTCCGCTTTTAGAGAACAAAAACTAA
- a CDS encoding LytTR family DNA-binding domain-containing protein: MDYTYTIIDSDATSKLQLQLYLQEYGDFVCASTAKDSTEGLNTILKFTPDIVLINLNEADGMSYFQMVTELNQYLPTLPIIIGFSTSKKYAFNAIKSGFFDYWILPHNEFDIRKTIMRLRKLSTKQQFPSTICLKSYNDYRYLDTNEILYLKSDNNTTDFFMKDGNVVSAFKTLKSFEDRLPESFIRIHQSYILNSKYVSRINYGKSMCTLSSSGKQELPFSKTYRDKVDSLKEMLSKTALKAVN, translated from the coding sequence ATGGACTATACCTACACCATAATAGACTCGGATGCCACTTCAAAATTGCAACTACAACTCTATCTGCAAGAGTATGGCGATTTTGTATGTGCGTCAACGGCCAAGGATTCCACAGAAGGTTTAAATACCATTTTAAAGTTTACCCCAGATATTGTTCTCATTAATCTTAATGAGGCGGATGGCATGTCCTATTTTCAAATGGTTACCGAACTGAACCAGTATTTGCCTACATTACCTATCATTATTGGTTTTTCAACGTCGAAAAAATATGCTTTCAATGCTATAAAAAGTGGTTTTTTTGATTATTGGATTCTTCCCCATAACGAGTTTGACATTCGTAAGACCATTATGCGACTTCGCAAGTTGTCGACAAAGCAACAGTTCCCTTCCACAATATGTTTAAAATCGTATAACGATTATCGTTATTTGGACACCAATGAAATTCTATACCTGAAGTCGGATAACAATACTACGGACTTCTTCATGAAGGATGGGAATGTGGTCAGTGCCTTTAAAACATTAAAGTCTTTTGAGGACCGCCTCCCTGAAAGTTTTATTCGCATCCACCAGAGTTATATCTTGAATAGCAAGTACGTATCGCGAATCAACTACGGTAAATCCATGTGTACGCTCAGCAGTAGCGGAAAACAAGAATTGCCATTCTCCAAAACCTATAGGGACAAAGTAGATTCACTTAAGGAAATGCTCTCCAAAACCGCTTTAAAAGCTGTTAATTAA
- a CDS encoding TetR/AcrR family transcriptional regulator: protein MSKKAERTTAYIIETVAPIFNKFGYVGTSMSDLTEATGLTKGAIYGNFENKEALALSAFEYNRNHLLEILDEKLNIEGSALEKVFSLLRFYRQYDVFTLPFGGCTILNVGVDAQNNNSLLAAAVKETIREIEGKIALVLENGVKNGEIHLPVPPLQFSKQLFTMIQGAVAMSTMTRDRKYLVNTIAYLEHLVQKEIKK from the coding sequence ATGTCAAAAAAAGCAGAAAGAACCACGGCATATATCATAGAGACTGTAGCTCCCATTTTTAATAAATTTGGATATGTGGGCACCAGTATGAGTGATCTTACCGAAGCCACAGGCCTTACCAAAGGTGCTATTTATGGGAATTTTGAAAATAAAGAAGCACTTGCATTATCAGCTTTTGAATACAATAGAAATCATCTTTTGGAAATACTCGATGAAAAATTGAACATAGAAGGTAGTGCTCTGGAAAAAGTCTTTTCACTTTTACGTTTCTATCGTCAGTATGATGTTTTTACACTGCCATTTGGTGGATGCACCATCCTTAATGTAGGGGTCGATGCACAAAACAACAATAGTCTCCTCGCTGCAGCGGTAAAGGAAACCATAAGAGAAATTGAGGGGAAAATAGCATTGGTATTGGAAAATGGAGTAAAAAATGGAGAAATCCACTTACCGGTTCCTCCGCTTCAATTTTCTAAACAACTGTTTACAATGATACAGGGGGCAGTTGCGATGTCCACTATGACAAGAGACAGAAAATACCTGGTAAACACTATTGCCTATTTAGAGCATTTAGTGCAAAAGGAAATAAAGAAATAA
- a CDS encoding response regulator transcription factor produces MKTLRILAIDDHEMTMLGYKFILERIVFEGHSIIVDTANTYEMGRKLIEDSVNSFKYDILFLDVQLFPPNEDQPHTGEDLGVLARRLVPETKIAFMSSFSDNYRINSILKSVDPDGYLVKTDIDPKTLEDAVKTITLNPPYYSSKALSAIRKKMTNDISLDEKDKKILYHLSIGTKNKDLENFIRLSPSSIENRKRHLKSLFGTENENDLALILAAKNRGFI; encoded by the coding sequence ATGAAAACACTTCGCATATTAGCCATAGACGATCACGAAATGACAATGCTCGGGTATAAATTTATCCTTGAGCGTATTGTTTTTGAAGGACATAGTATTATTGTGGATACGGCCAACACTTATGAAATGGGCAGAAAGCTCATTGAAGATTCCGTAAACTCCTTTAAGTACGATATTCTATTTTTAGATGTCCAGCTTTTTCCTCCCAATGAAGATCAACCCCATACCGGTGAAGATCTGGGCGTTTTGGCACGTAGGCTGGTACCAGAAACGAAGATTGCGTTTATGTCTTCTTTTAGTGACAATTACAGAATAAACAGTATTTTAAAATCCGTTGATCCAGATGGATATTTGGTAAAGACGGATATAGATCCCAAAACCCTGGAGGATGCGGTTAAGACAATTACCCTAAACCCTCCTTATTATTCATCCAAAGCGCTTTCTGCCATTAGAAAGAAAATGACCAATGATATTAGCTTGGACGAAAAGGATAAAAAAATATTGTACCATTTATCCATTGGGACCAAGAACAAAGATCTGGAAAATTTTATTAGGCTATCCCCTTCTTCCATCGAAAATAGAAAACGGCATTTAAAATCACTTTTTGGCACCGAAAATGAAAATGACCTTGCTTTGATACTTGCTGCAAAAAACAGGGGCTTTATATAG
- the smpB gene encoding SsrA-binding protein SmpB, with protein MQKNINIKNKRARFDYEILDTFTAGIVLGGTEIKSIRLGKASVSQSFCEFNEKGELFVINMQIDEYSHGGYYNHKPKVERKLLLNKRELKKLRKEVTTSGLTIIPLNLFINDRGLAKVNIGLAKGKKLYDKRETIKDRDNKRDLSRIKKSFNN; from the coding sequence ATGCAGAAAAACATTAACATAAAAAACAAGCGAGCTAGGTTCGATTATGAAATCCTGGACACCTTTACGGCAGGGATTGTGCTCGGTGGCACAGAGATAAAATCCATCCGCTTGGGCAAAGCTTCCGTTTCTCAAAGTTTCTGCGAATTCAATGAAAAAGGAGAGCTTTTTGTCATCAATATGCAAATTGATGAATATAGTCACGGTGGTTATTACAACCATAAGCCCAAGGTGGAACGAAAATTGCTTTTGAACAAAAGAGAACTAAAGAAACTTAGAAAAGAAGTCACTACATCTGGACTCACCATAATCCCGCTTAACCTCTTCATCAATGATAGAGGTCTTGCGAAAGTCAACATTGGTCTCGCCAAGGGTAAAAAGCTTTACGATAAGCGTGAAACTATTAAAGACAGGGACAATAAAAGAGATTTGTCCAGAATAAAAAAGAGCTTCAATAATTAA
- the ytxJ gene encoding bacillithiol system redox-active protein YtxJ produces the protein MGIFGSVFGKKEESVKQDKKIPWIPLVSVEQLNDIETKSKEIPQLIFKHSITCGISRMVLNMFTDSYALDDKVDLYFLDLHAHRDVSNEVASKFQVMHQSPQLLIVRNGEVCFHTSHGAITDTDLAQFV, from the coding sequence ATGGGAATATTTGGAAGTGTATTTGGAAAGAAAGAAGAGTCGGTAAAGCAGGATAAAAAGATTCCCTGGATACCTTTAGTATCCGTTGAACAACTGAATGACATTGAAACAAAATCCAAAGAGATTCCTCAACTTATTTTCAAGCATTCCATTACTTGTGGTATTAGCAGAATGGTGTTGAACATGTTCACTGATTCTTATGCGTTAGATGATAAAGTTGACCTTTATTTTCTGGATTTGCATGCGCATCGTGATGTATCCAACGAAGTGGCATCCAAGTTTCAGGTGATGCACCAGTCACCTCAACTATTGATTGTTAGAAATGGTGAGGTGTGCTTTCATACATCACATGGCGCAATTACAGATACTGATTTAGCACAATTCGTTTAG
- a CDS encoding histidine phosphatase family protein — protein sequence MKTIKYLIAITVLLIGFASCDTSEKDTGEATEPVISTYYFIRHSEKDRTDPENKNPELNQDGLGRAIRWAEVFDPIQIDAIYSTNLLRTEMTAAPTSVKKDIEIKYYDPSTLEINTFKNSNEGLNVLVVGHSNTTPDFVNKMLGSEKYNQMEDNDNSSLFIVRIIDSVATDIRLKMD from the coding sequence ATGAAGACAATCAAATATTTGATTGCTATTACAGTACTACTAATAGGATTCGCAAGTTGCGATACCTCAGAAAAAGATACAGGAGAAGCTACCGAACCTGTAATCTCAACCTATTATTTTATACGACATTCCGAGAAAGATAGAACAGACCCAGAAAATAAAAACCCAGAACTGAATCAAGATGGATTGGGAAGGGCTATACGATGGGCCGAGGTTTTTGATCCAATACAAATAGATGCCATATATTCGACCAATCTGCTAAGAACCGAGATGACCGCTGCGCCAACATCTGTGAAAAAAGATATTGAGATTAAGTATTACGACCCTTCCACCCTAGAAATCAATACTTTTAAAAATTCCAACGAAGGGCTTAATGTTTTAGTAGTGGGCCATAGCAATACGACTCCAGATTTTGTAAACAAAATGCTAGGCTCCGAAAAATATAATCAAATGGAAGATAATGATAATAGCAGTCTGTTTATCGTCAGAATTATCGATAGTGTAGCTACGGATATCCGATTAAAAATGGATTAG
- a CDS encoding DUF6503 family protein, translating to MKRFFVATLMLLTLACKENKTSLTVQEIVDKSILDSGGERYNNHSTSFFFRNRKYSSESGNGGKVLKRISFIDSITITDVKTRNGFRRYVNDSLVNLSDSIANRYSNSVNSVHYFARLPFGLNDNAVKKELLGEETIKGKEHYKVKVTFDQNGGGDDFDDVYVYWFDKKTFKPNYLAYDFHVNGGGQRFREAYNERYINGIRFVDYNNFKSKSKETSILDIGKLFEKGELELLSKIEISKPEVTSN from the coding sequence ATGAAAAGATTTTTTGTAGCGACTTTAATGCTTCTTACCTTGGCTTGTAAGGAGAATAAGACTAGCCTCACAGTTCAAGAGATAGTGGATAAGTCTATCTTGGATAGTGGTGGTGAACGTTATAACAATCATAGTACCTCATTCTTCTTTAGAAACAGAAAATATAGTTCTGAAAGTGGGAATGGAGGAAAAGTACTGAAACGCATTTCTTTTATAGATTCCATAACAATTACGGACGTGAAAACCAGAAATGGTTTTCGGAGATATGTTAACGATTCTTTGGTCAATTTGTCAGATTCAATAGCGAATAGGTATTCAAATTCTGTTAATTCCGTGCACTATTTCGCAAGATTGCCTTTTGGCTTAAATGATAATGCCGTAAAAAAAGAACTTCTTGGTGAAGAAACTATAAAGGGTAAGGAACACTATAAAGTTAAAGTGACATTTGACCAAAATGGTGGGGGAGACGATTTTGATGATGTTTATGTGTATTGGTTCGATAAAAAAACGTTCAAGCCCAACTATTTAGCGTACGATTTTCATGTTAATGGCGGAGGGCAACGTTTTAGGGAAGCTTATAATGAGCGTTATATTAACGGAATCCGTTTTGTGGATTATAATAATTTTAAGTCTAAGTCAAAGGAGACATCCATCCTTGATATTGGAAAACTATTTGAAAAAGGTGAACTGGAATTGCTTTCTAAAATAGAAATCTCTAAGCCAGAGGTGACTTCGAACTAA
- the glyA gene encoding serine hydroxymethyltransferase, with the protein MQRDQEIFELIAQEKERQIEGLELIASENFTSPQVMEAAGSVLTNKYAEGYPGKRYYGGCEVVDEVEKLAIERAKSLFGAVYANVQPHSGSQANAAVYHACLQPGDTILGFDLSHGGHLTHGSPVNFSGRLYRPVFYGVDEETGTLDYDKIQEIATKEKPKLIIAGASAYSRDMDFKRFREIADSVNAILLADISHPSGLIAKGILNDPIPHCHIVTTTTHKTLRGPRGGLILMGENFENPFGIRLKNGNLRKMSGLLDLAVFPGNQGGPLEHIIAAKAIAFGEALTDDFLHYTLQVKKNAEAMAKAFMERDYKVISGGTDNHMMLIDLRNKSITGKDAERALELAAITANKNMVPFDNQSPFITSGIRFGTPAITTRGLKESDMETIVSFIDDVITNAEDETNLSQTKQKVNELMKSRPLFNG; encoded by the coding sequence ATGCAAAGAGACCAAGAGATTTTTGAACTTATAGCACAAGAAAAAGAACGCCAGATAGAGGGATTGGAGCTTATAGCCTCTGAGAACTTTACCAGCCCCCAAGTTATGGAGGCAGCGGGTTCTGTTTTGACCAATAAGTATGCTGAAGGTTATCCGGGAAAACGCTACTATGGAGGTTGTGAGGTGGTTGATGAAGTAGAAAAACTAGCTATAGAACGTGCAAAAAGCCTTTTTGGGGCAGTTTATGCGAATGTGCAGCCCCATTCGGGTTCTCAGGCTAACGCAGCAGTCTATCATGCCTGTTTACAGCCAGGTGATACCATTCTGGGTTTTGATTTATCCCATGGTGGTCACTTGACCCACGGATCTCCGGTAAATTTTTCAGGAAGGCTATATCGTCCTGTTTTTTATGGTGTAGATGAGGAAACCGGAACATTGGATTACGATAAGATTCAAGAGATAGCAACCAAGGAAAAACCAAAGTTGATCATTGCAGGTGCTTCTGCCTACTCCCGCGATATGGATTTTAAAAGATTTAGGGAAATAGCGGATAGTGTGAATGCGATTTTGCTTGCAGACATTTCACATCCTTCCGGATTGATTGCGAAGGGTATTTTAAATGACCCAATTCCACATTGTCATATCGTTACGACCACGACCCATAAAACACTAAGGGGACCTCGGGGCGGATTGATATTGATGGGAGAAAATTTTGAAAATCCATTTGGCATCAGGCTCAAAAATGGAAATTTGCGTAAGATGTCCGGTTTATTGGACTTGGCGGTATTTCCCGGTAATCAAGGTGGACCTTTGGAACATATTATTGCTGCCAAGGCCATAGCTTTTGGAGAGGCACTTACCGATGATTTTTTACATTACACATTGCAGGTTAAAAAAAATGCCGAAGCCATGGCGAAAGCTTTTATGGAAAGGGATTACAAAGTTATCTCTGGCGGAACGGACAACCACATGATGTTGATCGATCTTCGGAATAAAAGTATTACGGGCAAGGATGCGGAAAGAGCTTTGGAACTTGCAGCGATTACTGCAAACAAAAATATGGTTCCCTTTGATAATCAATCGCCCTTTATTACATCTGGTATCCGATTTGGCACTCCAGCCATAACCACACGCGGACTAAAGGAGTCCGATATGGAAACTATTGTAAGTTTTATAGATGATGTGATCACAAATGCTGAAGACGAAACGAATCTTTCACAGACTAAGCAGAAAGTAAATGAACTCATGAAATCACGGCCATTGTTCAATGGGTAG
- the clpB gene encoding ATP-dependent chaperone ClpB, with amino-acid sequence MNFNNFTIKSQEAIQQAQQLAQGLGHQQIENEHLFKAIAEVDENVLPFILKKLNVNISLINQILEKELESFPKVSGGDIMLSNSAGKSLNEASIIAKKEGDEYVSIEHILLAVFKSKSKISQILKDQGVTEKDLKAAIQELRKGGKVTSQSAEDTYNSLDKYAKNLNQLADSGKLDPVIGRDEEIRRVLQILSRRTKNNPMLVGEPGVGKTAIAEGLAHRIVQGDIPENLKDKNIYSLDMGALIAGAKYKGEFEERLKSVIKEVTSSDGDIVLFIDEIHTLVGAGGGQGAMDAANILKPALARGELRAIGATTLDEYQKYFEKDKALERRFQKVVIDEPDTESAISILRGIKEKYEAHHKVRIKDEAVISAVELSQRYITNRFLPDKAIDLMDEAASKLRMEINSKPEELDVLDRRIMQLEIEIEAIKRENDKVKLQSLNLELANLKEERNEIFAKWESEKTVVDNIQKTKQDIENFKLEAERAERNGDYGKVAELRYGKIKESQENLEKLQDELASQQSAGTLIKEEVTNEDIAEVVAKWTGIPVTKMMQSEREKLLQLEDVLHKRVVGQEEAIVAVSDAIRRSRAGLQDAKKPIGSFLFLGNTGVGKTELAKTLAAYLFDDENAITRIDMSEYQERHSVSRLVGAPPGYVGYDEGGQLTEAVRRRPYSVVLLDEIEKAHPDTFNILLQVLDEGRLTDNKGRVADFKNSIIIMTSNMGSQIIQEKFENVIDVESATSAARIEVMGLLRKTIRPEFLNRIDDIIMFTPLDKSNIKEIVRLQLEQLKKMISKQHITMDATEEAIDYLAKKGYEPQFGARPVKRLIQKEVLNKLSKELLAGNIRSESIVLLDSFDDQLVFRNQNELVE; translated from the coding sequence ATGAATTTTAATAATTTCACTATAAAATCACAGGAAGCCATACAGCAAGCACAGCAACTTGCCCAAGGGCTTGGACATCAACAAATAGAAAATGAGCATCTTTTTAAGGCCATAGCTGAAGTTGATGAAAACGTGCTACCATTCATTTTAAAAAAACTGAATGTCAACATATCGTTGATCAATCAAATTTTGGAAAAAGAACTTGAAAGTTTCCCCAAAGTATCGGGAGGCGACATTATGCTATCCAACAGTGCTGGAAAATCATTGAACGAAGCCAGTATCATTGCCAAAAAAGAAGGCGATGAATACGTCTCCATCGAACATATTTTACTGGCGGTTTTTAAGTCCAAAAGTAAAATCTCCCAAATTTTGAAAGATCAGGGCGTTACCGAAAAAGACTTGAAGGCTGCTATCCAAGAATTAAGAAAAGGAGGAAAAGTAACTTCACAAAGTGCTGAGGACACCTATAATTCTTTGGATAAATATGCTAAAAACCTAAATCAACTTGCGGATAGCGGTAAGCTTGACCCTGTTATAGGTAGGGATGAAGAAATACGCAGGGTTTTACAAATTCTTTCAAGGAGAACAAAGAACAACCCTATGCTAGTGGGAGAGCCCGGTGTTGGTAAAACAGCCATAGCCGAAGGTTTGGCACATAGAATCGTACAAGGTGATATCCCAGAGAACTTAAAAGATAAAAACATTTACTCTTTGGACATGGGCGCACTAATTGCCGGTGCCAAGTATAAAGGTGAGTTTGAGGAGCGTCTTAAGTCGGTCATTAAAGAAGTAACCTCTTCAGACGGGGATATTGTTCTTTTTATTGATGAGATACACACGCTTGTAGGTGCTGGTGGAGGCCAAGGAGCCATGGATGCTGCTAACATTTTAAAACCTGCGTTGGCGAGAGGTGAACTAAGAGCTATTGGTGCAACTACATTAGATGAGTATCAAAAATATTTTGAGAAGGATAAAGCTCTGGAACGAAGGTTTCAAAAAGTGGTAATCGATGAACCAGATACGGAAAGTGCCATATCTATTTTACGTGGAATCAAGGAAAAATATGAGGCACATCATAAAGTCCGTATCAAGGATGAAGCGGTAATTTCGGCCGTAGAGCTTTCACAACGTTATATCACCAACCGTTTTCTACCGGATAAAGCTATTGATCTAATGGACGAAGCCGCATCAAAATTAAGGATGGAAATCAATTCCAAACCGGAGGAACTGGATGTGCTCGATAGACGAATTATGCAATTGGAAATAGAAATTGAAGCCATTAAACGTGAAAATGATAAAGTAAAGCTTCAAAGCCTAAATTTAGAACTTGCCAACCTAAAAGAAGAACGCAACGAGATTTTTGCCAAATGGGAAAGCGAGAAAACCGTGGTGGACAATATTCAAAAAACAAAACAAGATATTGAAAACTTTAAACTGGAAGCAGAACGTGCCGAGCGTAATGGGGATTACGGAAAAGTAGCCGAACTACGCTACGGAAAAATAAAGGAATCCCAAGAAAATCTGGAAAAACTACAGGATGAACTAGCCAGTCAACAAAGTGCGGGCACACTTATCAAAGAAGAGGTTACCAATGAAGATATTGCCGAGGTAGTTGCTAAATGGACGGGCATTCCCGTCACAAAAATGATGCAAAGTGAGCGTGAGAAGCTTTTACAATTGGAAGATGTGCTGCACAAGCGAGTCGTAGGGCAAGAAGAGGCCATTGTTGCCGTATCCGATGCCATAAGACGAAGTAGAGCCGGTTTGCAGGATGCTAAAAAGCCCATTGGTTCATTCTTATTTCTTGGGAATACAGGAGTTGGAAAAACAGAATTGGCAAAGACACTTGCCGCCTATTTGTTTGATGATGAAAATGCCATTACAAGAATAGACATGAGCGAATACCAAGAAAGGCATTCGGTTAGCAGATTGGTCGGGGCTCCTCCAGGATATGTTGGCTATGACGAAGGGGGACAACTGACCGAAGCTGTTCGCAGAAGACCGTACTCCGTTGTACTGTTGGATGAAATTGAAAAAGCACACCCTGACACCTTCAATATTCTGCTTCAAGTTTTGGATGAAGGGAGGTTAACGGACAATAAGGGTCGCGTAGCCGATTTCAAAAACTCGATTATCATTATGACAAGTAATATGGGCAGTCAAATTATTCAGGAAAAGTTTGAAAATGTCATTGATGTTGAAAGTGCAACCAGTGCAGCACGAATTGAGGTCATGGGTTTATTACGAAAAACCATTCGTCCCGAGTTCTTAAACAGGATAGATGATATCATCATGTTTACGCCTTTGGATAAATCCAATATCAAGGAAATTGTACGACTACAGTTAGAACAGTTGAAAAAAATGATTTCCAAACAGCACATTACCATGGATGCCACGGAGGAAGCAATAGATTACTTGGCCAAAAAAGGGTACGAGCCTCAATTTGGTGCAAGACCTGTAAAACGGTTAATACAAAAAGAAGTACTCAATAAACTATCTAAAGAACTTCTTGCAGGAAATATAAGATCAGAAAGTATAGTCCTTCTGGATTCTTTTGATGACCAATTAGTGTTTAGAAATCAGAATGAGCTAGTCGAATAA
- a CDS encoding ATP-binding protein has translation MRTALDSTDLSIEERKVFLQKALIKTHDVSNDTLRLRHLSRISLAYKKLRDSLEFRKINSEVLKLSKDSKIYNVQGESHWDLASFLQSYDVLDSAYFHYRLAYKSFGQLPVDSTSRSRRGRMLYNMGRVQDSFKDYLGAEISITSALKIFIDLNDNSRIYNCHNVLGIIANGMNNYDKALEYFEKAGTYLTKIKSSRHNKYLLQNKNNIASTFLRSENYNKAYVAYSELLLTKDLNTKQPKIYSLVLAGKAYALFKNKKNNTEVRFLLDEAIKLNDSLGLLADQARPKQYYAEVLAAQGDTINAISYAKESKNIASSTGNNDRYLEVLKVLTKLDSKNAVTYSDEYYKLSEKIKDEERVIRDKFARIRLETDEVIQKNEVLSRQKQIWIGVAIALLLLGASIFTIILQRINNNKLKFQQKQQESNQEIYNLMLSQQGKFEEGKQLEQKRISEELHDGILGQMLGVRLILSGLNEKDDEASVLQRAELIEKLRESEEEIRTISHELSNASYQKFYNFIVSLEDMINTIGQSSGISCSFTYDDNVDWDDLEGDIKINAYRIVQESLQNCVKHAKCKNVDINFNLEGEYLKLMITDDGVGFDLSKGKRGIGLRNITSRVKKVKGQLDIKTKKNEGTTIVVFLPNNYIQQDNPEDILGSAQRNKSVIST, from the coding sequence TTGAGAACAGCTCTTGACAGTACCGATTTATCTATCGAAGAAAGGAAGGTTTTTTTACAGAAAGCGTTAATTAAAACACATGATGTATCAAATGACACTTTACGCTTACGTCACTTATCAAGAATTTCTTTAGCATATAAAAAACTTCGTGATTCATTAGAGTTTAGGAAAATTAATTCAGAGGTTTTAAAACTCTCAAAAGATTCTAAGATTTACAATGTTCAAGGAGAATCGCATTGGGACTTGGCCTCTTTTCTCCAATCTTATGATGTTCTGGATAGCGCCTATTTTCACTATAGACTGGCCTACAAAAGTTTTGGACAGCTTCCGGTAGACTCCACATCCCGATCCAGAAGGGGAAGAATGTTATATAATATGGGTAGAGTTCAAGACTCTTTTAAAGATTATTTAGGAGCTGAAATAAGCATTACCTCTGCTCTCAAAATTTTTATCGATTTAAATGATAATTCAAGAATCTATAATTGTCACAACGTACTTGGCATAATAGCTAACGGCATGAACAATTACGATAAAGCATTAGAATATTTTGAAAAAGCAGGAACTTATTTAACCAAGATTAAATCTTCTAGACACAACAAATATTTATTACAAAACAAAAATAACATAGCTAGTACGTTTTTAAGAAGTGAAAATTATAATAAAGCTTACGTTGCATACTCAGAATTATTATTAACCAAAGATTTAAATACAAAGCAACCAAAAATATACTCGCTTGTACTTGCGGGTAAAGCTTACGCACTTTTCAAAAACAAAAAAAATAATACTGAAGTAAGATTCTTACTTGACGAAGCAATAAAATTGAATGATAGTCTTGGCTTGTTGGCCGATCAAGCAAGACCAAAACAATATTATGCGGAAGTATTAGCTGCACAAGGTGATACCATAAATGCTATAAGCTATGCCAAAGAATCCAAAAATATAGCTTCTAGTACTGGTAATAACGACAGATACCTCGAAGTGCTGAAAGTATTGACCAAATTGGATAGCAAAAATGCTGTTACATATTCCGATGAGTACTACAAGCTTAGTGAAAAGATTAAGGACGAGGAACGTGTAATTAGGGATAAGTTTGCAAGAATACGGCTGGAAACCGATGAGGTCATTCAAAAAAACGAGGTATTGTCCCGTCAAAAACAAATATGGATCGGTGTTGCAATCGCCCTTTTGCTTCTTGGAGCTTCGATCTTTACCATAATCTTGCAGCGAATAAACAACAACAAATTAAAGTTTCAACAAAAACAGCAGGAAAGCAACCAGGAAATTTACAACCTTATGCTTTCCCAACAAGGAAAATTTGAGGAAGGCAAACAATTGGAACAAAAACGTATCTCTGAGGAGCTCCATGACGGCATTCTAGGTCAAATGCTGGGAGTTAGGTTGATCCTGAGCGGCCTAAACGAAAAAGACGATGAAGCTTCTGTTTTGCAACGTGCAGAGCTCATAGAAAAACTACGTGAATCGGAAGAGGAAATACGCACCATTTCGCATGAGCTCAGTAACGCTTCTTACCAAAAATTTTATAACTTTATTGTATCTCTGGAAGACATGATAAACACAATTGGTCAATCTTCGGGGATTTCGTGTTCTTTTACATATGACGACAATGTGGATTGGGACGATCTGGAAGGCGATATAAAAATAAACGCTTACAGAATCGTGCAGGAATCGCTCCAGAATTGTGTGAAACATGCAAAATGTAAAAATGTTGACATCAATTTCAATCTAGAAGGTGAATACTTAAAATTGATGATAACCGATGACGGTGTCGGTTTTGATCTGAGCAAAGGAAAGCGCGGCATTGGTTTGAGAAACATTACCTCAAGGGTCAAAAAAGTAAAAGGGCAATTAGATATTAAGACCAAGAAGAATGAAGGCACGACGATAGTCGTATTTTTGCCAAACAATTATATTCAACAAGATAACCCAGAAGATATTCTAGGTAGCGCTCAAAGGAATAAAAGCGTAATTTCAACTTAA